A window of the Agrococcus jejuensis genome harbors these coding sequences:
- a CDS encoding RNA polymerase sigma factor: MTGAGHVERVLEAAAPTLLGYFVRRTTDPHDAADLVSETFVAAWRARRRMPADDEQARMWLFGVARNVLRHHERSHRRRTAATVALGQALAAAPAPADGDDARDVRAALETLPEQLAELVRLVHWDGLSLEQAATLLRIPASTARGRHARAKALLRAALEPPSGAARTDALETAHDAR; encoded by the coding sequence GTGACCGGTGCTGGGCACGTCGAGCGCGTGCTCGAGGCTGCGGCGCCCACGCTGCTCGGCTACTTCGTGCGCCGCACGACCGACCCGCACGACGCCGCCGACCTCGTGAGCGAGACGTTCGTCGCCGCCTGGCGGGCCCGACGACGGATGCCTGCCGACGACGAGCAGGCACGCATGTGGCTCTTCGGGGTCGCGCGCAACGTGCTGCGGCACCACGAGCGGTCGCACCGCCGCCGTACGGCCGCGACGGTCGCGCTCGGCCAGGCGCTCGCCGCCGCACCCGCGCCCGCCGACGGCGACGACGCGCGCGACGTGCGCGCCGCGCTCGAGACGCTGCCCGAGCAGCTCGCCGAGCTCGTGCGGCTCGTGCACTGGGACGGCCTCTCGCTCGAGCAGGCGGCGACGCTGCTGCGCATCCCCGCCTCCACGGCGCGCGGCAGGCATGCGCGGGCCAAGGCGCTGCTGCGGGCGGCGCTCGAGCCGCCGTCGGGCGCCGC
- the gndA gene encoding NADP-dependent phosphogluconate dehydrogenase produces MPTANIAVVGLAVMGSNLARNLASREGNTVAVYNRTTAKTDALIEAHPEAEFVKAATMQELADSLQTPRTAIIMVKAGRPTDAVIDELVSVFEPGDIIVDGGNALFTDTIAREKKVRETGIHFVGCGISGGEEGALNGPSLMPGGTVESYETLGPILEKIAAVAEGEACVTHVGADGAGHFVKMIHNGIEYADMQLIAEAYDLIRHATGKSPAEIADIFAEWNEGDLESYLIEITAEVLRQVDAKTGQPLVDVILDAAGAKGTGAWTVQTALDLGVPVSGIAEAVFARSLSSKPAQRAAGAALPGPSSPWSVQDADAFVEDVRLALYASKVIAYSQGFDAIIQGALDHDWAIDKGEVAKIWRGGCIIRARFLNRITEAYAAAPGLVALVTAPFFADVMATAQDSWRRIVAGAAQSGIPIPAFASSLAYYDGLRAPRLPAALVQGQRDFFGAHTYKRIDAEGTFHTLWSGDRSEIEAEDTH; encoded by the coding sequence ATGCCCACCGCCAACATCGCCGTCGTCGGACTCGCCGTCATGGGGTCGAACCTCGCGCGCAACCTCGCGAGCCGCGAGGGCAACACCGTCGCCGTCTACAACCGCACCACCGCGAAGACCGACGCCCTCATCGAGGCCCACCCCGAGGCCGAGTTCGTGAAGGCCGCGACGATGCAGGAGCTCGCCGACAGCCTGCAGACGCCGCGCACCGCGATCATCATGGTCAAGGCCGGCCGCCCCACCGACGCCGTCATCGACGAGCTCGTCTCGGTGTTCGAGCCCGGCGACATCATCGTCGACGGCGGCAACGCCCTCTTCACCGACACGATCGCGCGCGAGAAGAAGGTGCGCGAGACCGGCATCCACTTCGTCGGCTGCGGCATCTCCGGTGGCGAGGAAGGCGCGCTCAACGGCCCGTCGCTCATGCCCGGCGGCACCGTCGAGTCGTACGAGACGCTCGGCCCGATCCTCGAGAAGATCGCCGCCGTCGCCGAGGGCGAGGCGTGCGTGACGCACGTCGGCGCCGACGGCGCGGGTCACTTCGTGAAGATGATCCACAACGGCATCGAGTACGCCGACATGCAGCTCATCGCCGAGGCGTACGACCTCATCCGCCACGCCACGGGCAAGTCGCCGGCCGAGATCGCCGACATCTTCGCCGAGTGGAACGAGGGCGACCTCGAGTCGTACCTCATCGAGATCACCGCCGAGGTGCTGCGCCAGGTCGACGCGAAGACGGGCCAGCCGCTCGTCGACGTCATCCTCGACGCCGCCGGCGCCAAGGGCACGGGTGCGTGGACGGTGCAGACCGCCCTCGACCTCGGCGTGCCGGTGTCGGGCATCGCCGAGGCCGTCTTCGCTCGCTCGCTGTCGTCGAAGCCCGCGCAGCGCGCCGCCGGCGCAGCGCTGCCCGGCCCGTCGTCGCCGTGGTCGGTGCAGGATGCCGACGCGTTCGTCGAGGACGTGCGCCTCGCGCTCTACGCCTCGAAGGTCATCGCGTACTCGCAGGGCTTCGACGCGATCATCCAGGGCGCGCTCGACCACGACTGGGCGATCGACAAGGGCGAGGTCGCGAAGATCTGGCGCGGCGGCTGCATCATCCGCGCCCGCTTCCTCAACCGCATCACCGAGGCGTACGCGGCCGCCCCGGGCCTCGTCGCCCTCGTCACGGCACCGTTCTTCGCCGACGTCATGGCGACGGCGCAGGACTCGTGGCGCCGCATCGTCGCCGGCGCGGCGCAGTCGGGCATCCCGATCCCCGCGTTCGCGTCGTCGCTCGCGTACTACGACGGCCTGCGCGCCCCGCGCCTGCCCGCGGCGCTCGTGCAGGGCCAGCGCGACTTCTTCGGCGCGCACACGTACAAGCGCATCGACGCCGAGGGCACCTTCCACACGCTGTGGTCGGGCGACCGCTCGGAGATCGAGGCCGAGGACACGCACTGA
- a CDS encoding SMP-30/gluconolactonase/LRE family protein, whose product MATTPNHPQHVDETLVAIDAELEQLASGATWSEGPLWIPDARVVRWSDIPGDRILEWDAATGEQRVHRTGVEFTNGRALLADGAVVQCSHGRRALEVERAGAVETLVDHHGFAQLNSPNDVLVHDDGSIWFTDPPYGIVQPHEGHPGEQEYGGCAVFRLHEGVLAVMTLDILRPNGIACSPDGRTLYVTDTSAALDDGPEHCIWAFAIVGDGADVALRDRRVLAEIVPGVPDGIAVDVAGRIWSSAGDGVHVLAPDGTELLRIPVPEVVGNVCFGGDDGDELFIAATTSLYRIRTTTRGLR is encoded by the coding sequence ATGGCAACGACGCCGAACCACCCGCAGCACGTCGACGAGACGCTCGTCGCCATCGACGCCGAGCTCGAGCAGCTCGCGAGCGGTGCGACCTGGAGCGAGGGTCCGCTGTGGATCCCCGACGCACGCGTCGTGCGCTGGAGCGACATCCCCGGCGATCGCATCCTCGAGTGGGATGCCGCGACCGGCGAGCAGCGCGTGCACCGCACGGGCGTCGAGTTCACGAACGGCCGCGCGCTGCTGGCAGACGGCGCCGTCGTGCAGTGCTCGCACGGCCGCCGAGCCCTCGAGGTGGAGCGCGCAGGCGCCGTCGAGACGCTCGTCGATCACCACGGCTTCGCCCAGCTGAACTCGCCGAACGACGTGCTGGTGCACGACGACGGCAGCATCTGGTTCACCGACCCGCCCTACGGCATCGTGCAGCCGCACGAGGGGCACCCCGGCGAGCAGGAGTACGGCGGCTGCGCCGTCTTCCGGCTGCACGAGGGCGTGCTCGCCGTCATGACGCTCGACATCCTGCGCCCCAATGGCATCGCATGCTCGCCGGACGGACGCACGCTCTACGTCACCGACACGTCTGCGGCGCTCGACGACGGCCCGGAGCACTGCATCTGGGCGTTCGCGATCGTCGGGGACGGCGCCGACGTCGCGCTGCGTGACCGTCGCGTGCTCGCCGAGATCGTCCCGGGCGTGCCCGACGGCATCGCGGTCGACGTCGCCGGCCGCATCTGGTCGTCGGCGGGCGACGGCGTGCACGTGCTCGCGCCCGACGGCACCGAGCTGCTGCGCATCCCGGTGCCCGAGGTCGTCGGCAACGTATGCTTCGGCGGCGACGACGGCGACGAGCTCTTCATCGCCGCCACGACGAGCCTCTACCGCATCCGCACGACCACGCGGGGCCTGCGATGA
- a CDS encoding IclR family transcriptional regulator, with protein sequence MIARTDLRRGAIQATDTPAPAAFRAVQVLDVLSQSPEPMTLTATAVATGLPKSSVANLLVTLEATGMVRRRGSGWVVGYRAIEIGQSVLTHTDVVTEFRRRVRTLPTLAGETVLLAVRDGLQIVYVARHDGAQTVRLASDIGQRMPAVVTSLGKAMLAQLPDDELDALLATLGELPRPTRQSHATVAALRTDLVATRERGFAVDFEQNTIGISCVGVAVDDAAVPTAVSTTLLSQRMNPGLHARLVADLRDLAATLAVYAR encoded by the coding sequence ATGATCGCGCGCACCGACCTGCGGCGCGGCGCCATCCAGGCGACCGACACGCCGGCGCCGGCGGCGTTCCGCGCCGTGCAGGTGCTCGACGTGCTCAGCCAGTCGCCGGAGCCGATGACGCTCACGGCCACCGCCGTCGCGACGGGCCTGCCGAAGTCGTCGGTCGCGAACCTGCTCGTCACCCTCGAGGCGACCGGCATGGTGCGCCGACGCGGCTCGGGATGGGTCGTGGGCTATCGCGCGATCGAGATCGGGCAGTCGGTGCTGACGCACACCGACGTCGTCACCGAGTTCCGGCGTCGTGTGCGCACGCTGCCGACGCTCGCGGGCGAGACGGTGCTGCTCGCCGTGCGCGACGGCCTGCAGATCGTCTACGTCGCCAGGCATGACGGCGCGCAGACCGTGCGGCTCGCGAGCGACATCGGGCAGCGCATGCCCGCCGTCGTCACGAGCCTCGGCAAGGCGATGCTCGCGCAGCTGCCCGACGACGAGCTCGACGCGCTGCTGGCCACGCTCGGCGAGCTGCCGCGGCCCACGCGGCAGTCGCATGCGACGGTGGCGGCGCTGCGCACCGACCTCGTCGCGACGCGCGAGCGCGGCTTCGCCGTCGACTTCGAGCAGAACACCATCGGCATCTCGTGCGTCGGCGTCGCCGTCGACGATGCCGCGGTGCCCACCGCGGTCTCCACCACCTTGCTGTCGCAGCGCATGAACCCCGGCCTCCACGCCAGGCTCGTGGCCGACCTGCGCGATCTCGCGGCGACCCTCGCCGTCTACGCCCGATGA
- a CDS encoding sugar ABC transporter ATP-binding protein yields the protein MNARLLEVEHLDKRFFATHAVRDVSFAVDEGEIVALLGENGAGKSTVIKMLAGVYRPDEGSMRLLGDDIATNAARSSVAFIHQNLGLVEWMTVAENIALAIGYPRRAGFISQRAMRAQAERVLDAVGGGIDPDARIFDLPRTERSLLAIARGLVQEPRLLVLDEPTASLPQADVERLFTVLRRLRDDGVGMIYVSHRLDEIFSITSRAVIMRNGAKVADRAVDDLSHGELVDLIVGRETHVAAFAEPNADEALRLDGVTAGGAGPVDLTVRGGEVVALCGLRGSGQDAIGRAIAGALRIDGGAMRLDGEPYAPRDPHGAVARGVGFATSNREAEAVAAGMSIRENLFLNPRVWGSRLWSTLLPGAERRRAAEIVDRFDVRPRDPEIALDTLSGGNQQKVILARWFGVGRRLVVLEEPTMGVDVGAKADIYGILRDAAADGTAAVVVSTDMEEVARIAHRAIVFGRGRIVAELSGDRLTIAALVAAASDLDRQDAA from the coding sequence ATGAACGCCCGGCTGCTCGAGGTCGAGCACCTCGACAAGCGCTTCTTCGCCACGCACGCGGTGCGCGATGTGTCGTTCGCAGTCGACGAGGGCGAGATCGTGGCCCTGCTCGGCGAGAACGGTGCAGGCAAGTCGACCGTCATCAAGATGCTCGCGGGCGTCTACCGACCAGACGAGGGCAGCATGCGACTGCTCGGCGACGACATCGCGACGAACGCCGCGCGCTCGTCGGTCGCGTTCATCCATCAGAACCTCGGGCTCGTCGAGTGGATGACGGTGGCCGAGAACATCGCGCTCGCGATCGGCTATCCCCGCCGTGCGGGCTTCATCTCCCAACGGGCCATGCGCGCCCAGGCGGAGCGCGTGCTGGACGCCGTGGGCGGCGGCATCGACCCCGATGCGCGCATCTTCGATCTCCCGCGCACCGAGCGCAGCCTGCTCGCGATCGCACGCGGGCTCGTGCAGGAGCCGCGGCTGCTCGTGCTCGACGAGCCCACGGCGTCGCTGCCGCAGGCCGACGTCGAGCGCCTGTTCACGGTGCTGCGGCGGCTGCGCGACGACGGCGTCGGCATGATCTACGTCTCGCACCGTCTCGACGAGATCTTCTCGATCACGTCGCGCGCCGTCATCATGCGCAACGGCGCGAAGGTCGCCGACCGGGCCGTCGACGACCTGAGTCACGGCGAGCTCGTCGACCTCATCGTCGGCCGCGAGACGCACGTCGCCGCCTTCGCCGAGCCGAACGCCGACGAGGCGCTGCGGCTGGACGGCGTCACGGCAGGCGGCGCTGGCCCCGTCGACCTCACGGTGCGCGGCGGCGAGGTCGTCGCCCTGTGCGGGCTGCGTGGCAGCGGCCAGGACGCGATCGGCCGAGCCATCGCGGGAGCGCTGCGCATCGACGGCGGCGCCATGCGGCTCGACGGCGAGCCGTACGCCCCGCGAGACCCGCATGGCGCGGTCGCACGCGGCGTCGGCTTCGCCACCTCGAATCGCGAGGCCGAGGCCGTCGCGGCGGGCATGTCCATCCGCGAGAACCTGTTCCTCAACCCGCGCGTGTGGGGGAGTCGACTGTGGTCGACCCTGCTGCCCGGGGCGGAGCGGCGACGCGCGGCCGAGATCGTCGACCGGTTCGACGTGCGGCCCCGCGATCCCGAGATCGCCCTCGACACGCTCTCGGGCGGCAACCAGCAGAAGGTGATCCTCGCGCGCTGGTTCGGCGTCGGGCGCCGGCTCGTCGTGCTCGAGGAGCCGACGATGGGCGTCGACGTCGGCGCGAAGGCCGACATCTACGGCATCCTCCGCGACGCCGCGGCCGACGGCACGGCCGCCGTCGTGGTGTCGACCGACATGGAGGAGGTCGCACGCATCGCGCACCGGGCGATCGTGTTCGGGCGCGGACGCATCGTCGCCGAGCTCTCTGGCGACCGCCTCACCATCGCCGCGCTCGTCGCCGCGGCTTCCGACCTCGATCGACAGGACGCAGCATGA
- a CDS encoding ABC transporter permease — protein MTMNTSVRSTALEPGKGASLWNRITSNYGMVILTLALFAVFAALRPDTFASLLNFQLLASGKAVLLVLALAVTIPMVAGKIDLSIGYGVGMWQVMSLSWQLQGLDYRLVIVLSLVGGAVVGLLNALLVELAQVDAFIATLATGQVIYAITYWYTGGRQITDASGDRAAAFDAISTWSLGPIPGPFIIAMAFAVVLWLVLDFTPVGRYLYAVGANPAAAHLTGIPRRRFVVGAMMASGVLTAVAGILLASRQAGVAQANIGPEYLLPALAAAFLGSTTIRPGRVNALGTILGVAIATIGISGLQQLIPGQFFLEPLFNGLTLVAAITIASVASRRRVQRADAVPVADPGAGSAASSPDPGAPMPDPGHDDVEAAAERNPS, from the coding sequence ATGACGATGAACACCTCGGTGCGCTCGACGGCGCTCGAGCCGGGCAAGGGCGCCTCGCTCTGGAACCGCATCACCTCGAACTACGGCATGGTGATCCTCACCCTCGCGCTGTTCGCGGTGTTCGCCGCGCTCCGGCCCGACACGTTCGCGTCGCTGCTGAACTTCCAGCTGCTCGCCTCCGGCAAGGCCGTGCTGCTCGTGCTCGCCCTCGCCGTGACCATCCCGATGGTCGCAGGCAAGATCGACCTGTCGATCGGGTACGGCGTCGGCATGTGGCAGGTCATGAGCCTGTCGTGGCAGCTGCAGGGCCTCGACTACCGCCTCGTCATCGTGCTGAGCCTCGTCGGCGGTGCCGTGGTGGGACTCCTCAACGCGCTGCTCGTCGAGCTCGCGCAGGTCGATGCGTTCATCGCGACGCTCGCGACCGGCCAGGTGATCTACGCGATCACGTACTGGTACACCGGCGGGCGCCAGATCACCGACGCCTCCGGCGATCGCGCCGCGGCGTTCGATGCCATCTCGACGTGGTCGCTCGGCCCCATCCCGGGCCCGTTCATCATCGCGATGGCGTTCGCGGTCGTGCTGTGGCTCGTGCTCGACTTCACGCCCGTCGGCCGCTACCTGTACGCCGTCGGCGCGAACCCCGCGGCGGCGCACCTCACGGGCATCCCGCGGCGTCGCTTCGTCGTCGGCGCCATGATGGCGTCCGGCGTGCTGACCGCCGTCGCCGGCATCCTGCTCGCCTCGCGGCAGGCGGGCGTCGCGCAGGCGAACATCGGCCCGGAGTACCTGCTGCCGGCGCTCGCCGCCGCGTTCCTCGGGTCCACGACGATCCGGCCCGGCCGCGTCAACGCGCTCGGCACGATCCTCGGCGTCGCGATCGCGACGATCGGCATCTCGGGCCTGCAGCAGCTCATCCCCGGCCAGTTCTTCCTCGAGCCGCTGTTCAACGGCCTCACCCTCGTGGCGGCCATCACGATCGCGTCGGTCGCCTCGCGGCGACGCGTGCAACGCGCGGATGCCGTGCCGGTCGCCGATCCAGGAGCCGGCTCCGCCGCATCATCCCCAGACCCGGGCGCACCGATGCCCGACCCCGGCCACGACGACGTCGAGGCCGCTGCAGAGAGGAACCCATCATGA
- a CDS encoding substrate-binding domain-containing protein codes for MIRRHRMLAMLALPLAAGVVLSGCSSESVGGDDAPDASGGTSDTGDFASIIPDGDIVAASQEIVDASLDATEGFTPPSEGPQAQQSGATIAFVGSDLTNGGINAVAEGVEEAAEAIGWTVNVYDGQATAQGRSDAMAQAIASGPAAIVVGGFDPTEQATAIQQAGDSDIPVVGWHAGAEAGPGNGLFTNVTTDPLDVAQLAGAYVVADSDGTAGVAIFTDGQYDIAVLKADAMQAYVEACDGCQVLDYQDSPIAESGQRMPGLISNLLQTHGDDLTYLMAINGNYFGGAQQALSAAGTDPAGPPYAVAAGDGDAAEFQRIRNEEYQAATVAEPLYLQGWQIVDEVNRALAGEDPSGFVPAPGLVTVENVPDGDVFDPDSGYRDVYRSVWGV; via the coding sequence ATGATCCGACGTCATCGCATGCTCGCGATGCTGGCGCTGCCACTGGCAGCCGGCGTCGTCCTCAGCGGATGCTCGAGCGAGTCCGTCGGCGGCGACGACGCCCCCGACGCCTCGGGCGGCACGAGCGACACGGGCGACTTCGCCTCGATCATCCCCGACGGCGACATCGTCGCCGCGAGCCAGGAGATCGTCGACGCATCGCTCGACGCGACCGAGGGCTTCACGCCGCCGTCGGAGGGACCGCAGGCCCAGCAGTCAGGTGCCACGATCGCGTTCGTCGGCAGCGACCTCACGAACGGCGGCATCAACGCCGTCGCCGAGGGCGTCGAGGAGGCGGCCGAGGCGATCGGCTGGACGGTGAACGTGTACGACGGCCAGGCGACGGCGCAGGGCCGCTCGGACGCGATGGCGCAGGCGATCGCCTCCGGCCCCGCAGCCATCGTGGTCGGCGGATTCGACCCGACCGAGCAGGCGACTGCGATCCAGCAGGCGGGCGACTCCGACATCCCCGTCGTCGGCTGGCACGCCGGCGCCGAGGCCGGTCCGGGCAACGGCCTGTTCACGAACGTCACGACCGATCCGCTCGACGTCGCGCAGCTCGCAGGCGCCTACGTGGTCGCCGACTCCGACGGCACGGCGGGCGTCGCGATCTTCACCGACGGCCAGTACGACATCGCGGTGCTCAAGGCGGATGCGATGCAGGCGTACGTCGAGGCGTGCGACGGCTGCCAGGTGCTCGACTACCAGGACTCGCCCATCGCCGAGAGCGGCCAGCGCATGCCCGGCCTCATCTCGAACCTGCTCCAGACGCACGGCGACGACCTCACCTACCTCATGGCCATCAACGGCAACTACTTCGGCGGTGCGCAGCAGGCGCTGAGCGCGGCGGGCACCGACCCGGCGGGTCCGCCGTACGCGGTGGCCGCCGGCGACGGCGACGCGGCGGAGTTCCAGCGCATCCGCAACGAGGAGTACCAGGCCGCGACGGTCGCCGAGCCCCTGTACCTGCAGGGCTGGCAGATCGTCGACGAGGTGAACCGTGCCCTCGCGGGCGAGGACCCGTCGGGCTTCGTGCCCGCTCCCGGGCTCGTGACGGTCGAGAACGTGCCCGACGGCGACGTCTTCGACCCCGACTCCGGCTACCGCGACGTCTACCGCTCCGTCTGGGGCGTCTGA
- a CDS encoding TIGR03557 family F420-dependent LLM class oxidoreductase → MQIGYKLFAEDVAPKELIHRAVEAERAGFDFVEISDHFHPWLPEHQHSSFAWAILSAIAAQTTTLRLATGVTCPSIRYHPAIVAQAAATLQIISDGRFTLGVGAGERLSERIVGEGWPEVGDRHARFREALEIIRLLWSGGTHSYRGEHLRLEDARVYDLPERLPEIVVAAGGPQAAALAAELGDGLFSTDPDASLVEAWTSAGGSGPRYAEAPTAYAADARAGAEAAHRRFRFGSLGWKVLAELPDPAAFDQATQAVRVEDMQESFACGPDVERHVEVVSQFVDAGFDHVALMDASEDPDAFMTFFADELGPRLRGL, encoded by the coding sequence ATGCAGATCGGATACAAGCTCTTCGCCGAGGACGTCGCTCCCAAGGAGCTCATCCACCGAGCCGTCGAGGCCGAGCGGGCCGGCTTCGACTTCGTCGAGATCAGCGACCACTTCCACCCGTGGCTCCCCGAGCACCAGCACTCGTCGTTCGCCTGGGCGATCCTCTCTGCGATCGCCGCGCAGACGACGACGCTGCGGCTCGCGACCGGCGTCACCTGCCCGTCGATCCGCTACCACCCGGCGATCGTCGCGCAGGCGGCGGCGACGCTGCAGATCATCTCCGACGGCCGCTTCACGCTCGGCGTCGGCGCGGGCGAGCGGCTCAGCGAGCGCATCGTGGGGGAGGGCTGGCCGGAGGTCGGCGATCGGCACGCGCGCTTCCGCGAGGCGCTCGAGATCATCCGACTCCTGTGGTCGGGCGGCACGCACTCGTACCGGGGCGAGCACCTGCGCCTCGAGGACGCCCGCGTCTACGACCTGCCCGAGCGGCTGCCCGAGATCGTGGTCGCGGCGGGCGGACCGCAGGCGGCGGCGCTCGCGGCCGAGCTCGGCGACGGGCTCTTCTCGACCGACCCCGACGCGTCGCTCGTCGAGGCGTGGACGTCGGCCGGCGGCAGCGGCCCCCGCTACGCCGAGGCGCCGACGGCGTACGCGGCCGATGCGCGCGCGGGCGCCGAGGCAGCGCACCGCCGCTTCCGCTTCGGGTCGCTCGGCTGGAAGGTGCTCGCCGAGCTGCCCGATCCGGCCGCCTTCGACCAGGCGACGCAGGCCGTGCGCGTCGAGGACATGCAGGAGTCGTTCGCGTGCGGACCCGACGTCGAGCGGCACGTCGAGGTCGTCTCGCAGTTCGTCGACGCCGGCTTCGACCACGTCGCGCTCATGGATGCGAGCGAGGACCCGGATGCGTTCATGACCTTCTTCGCCGACGAGCTCGGGCCGCGGCTGCGCGGGCTCTGA
- a CDS encoding NAD(P)-dependent oxidoreductase: MSQHDAAVGVIGLGAMGRPMAEHLLRAHGRLVITGRTRRHEDLEALGATWADTPRALAADVDVVLSMLPDLPQLEAALDGPDGILAAERPLLLLVASTSSPTGVRELAQRLARDTGGRVRVVDCPVSGGVGGATDGTLSIMLGGSETDAAEATAALAPCGTAVHLGPLGAGQVAKAANQLVVGATMLAIAEATVLAERSDIDVDALWTLLQGGYAGSNLLRANHRRLVDEDYEPGGLARYMVKDLGFATDVADATGTHATLLPALRAAYVELVDAGLGDDDLSVARRFVAER, from the coding sequence ATGAGCCAGCACGACGCCGCCGTCGGCGTGATCGGGCTCGGCGCGATGGGGCGACCCATGGCCGAGCATCTCCTCCGCGCCCACGGGCGCCTCGTGATCACGGGACGCACGCGCCGACACGAGGATCTCGAGGCGCTCGGCGCCACGTGGGCCGACACGCCGCGCGCGCTCGCCGCCGACGTCGACGTCGTGCTGTCGATGCTGCCCGACCTGCCGCAGCTCGAGGCCGCGCTCGACGGACCCGACGGCATCCTCGCGGCCGAGCGCCCCCTGCTGCTGCTCGTCGCCTCCACGTCGTCGCCGACGGGCGTGCGCGAGCTCGCGCAGCGACTCGCGCGCGACACCGGCGGCAGGGTCCGGGTGGTCGACTGCCCCGTGTCCGGCGGCGTCGGCGGCGCCACCGACGGCACGCTCTCGATCATGCTCGGCGGGTCGGAGACGGACGCCGCCGAGGCCACCGCCGCGCTCGCGCCCTGCGGCACGGCCGTGCACCTCGGTCCGCTCGGCGCGGGCCAGGTCGCGAAGGCCGCGAACCAGCTCGTCGTCGGCGCGACGATGCTCGCGATCGCCGAGGCGACCGTGCTCGCCGAGCGCTCCGACATCGACGTCGACGCGCTCTGGACGCTGCTGCAGGGCGGCTACGCGGGGTCGAACCTGCTGCGCGCGAACCACCGCAGGCTCGTCGACGAGGACTACGAGCCCGGCGGGCTGGCCAGGTACATGGTCAAGGACCTCGGATTCGCGACCGACGTCGCCGACGCGACCGGCACGCACGCCACGCTGCTGCCAGCCTTGCGCGCCGCCTACGTCGAGCTCGTCGACGCGGGCCTCGGCGACGACGACCTCTCGGTCGCGCGCCGCTTCGTCGCCGAGCGCTGA
- a CDS encoding D-2-hydroxyacid dehydrogenase, with translation MDRLRVAIMTGLPEALCARITELEPRVELLRDERLAPPARSIAEWARPRWPERSAADQAAFEAMAGEADALFGIPDSPATLARVLAASDSVRWVHTMAAGGGGQVKAAGLDADTLEEVVFTTSAGVHGAPLAEWAVLGVLAGAKDVPRLERQRRERSWDDGWAMRHVEDMTVLVVGLGGIGQQVAAKLGALGATVWGTTRSGEPVPHVDHLVAADDLAAAAAQVDAIVLTLPGTALTERLVGDAVLANVRPGTILVNVGRGTVVDEGALLRALDDGRIGYAALDVTAVEPLPADSPLWSHERVLLSPHTAALHEDEPARIAALFADNARRLLDGEPMRNVVDTVEFY, from the coding sequence ATGGATCGACTCCGCGTCGCGATCATGACGGGACTGCCGGAGGCGCTGTGCGCCAGGATCACCGAGCTCGAGCCACGCGTCGAGCTCCTGCGCGACGAGCGGCTCGCTCCGCCTGCGCGCTCGATCGCCGAGTGGGCACGCCCGAGGTGGCCGGAGCGATCGGCTGCCGACCAGGCTGCCTTCGAGGCGATGGCTGGGGAGGCGGATGCCCTGTTCGGCATCCCGGACTCGCCTGCGACCCTCGCGCGCGTGCTCGCCGCATCCGACTCCGTGCGGTGGGTGCACACGATGGCTGCGGGTGGTGGCGGTCAGGTGAAGGCGGCCGGCCTCGACGCCGACACGCTCGAGGAGGTCGTCTTCACGACGAGCGCGGGCGTGCACGGCGCCCCGCTCGCCGAGTGGGCCGTGCTCGGCGTGCTCGCGGGCGCGAAGGACGTGCCGCGCCTCGAGCGCCAGCGCCGCGAGCGCAGCTGGGACGACGGCTGGGCCATGCGCCACGTCGAGGACATGACGGTGCTCGTCGTGGGCCTCGGCGGCATCGGGCAGCAGGTCGCCGCGAAGCTCGGCGCGCTCGGCGCGACCGTCTGGGGCACGACGCGCTCGGGCGAGCCCGTGCCGCACGTCGACCACCTCGTGGCTGCGGACGACCTCGCGGCCGCGGCAGCCCAGGTCGACGCCATCGTGCTCACGCTGCCCGGCACGGCGCTCACCGAGCGGCTCGTGGGCGACGCCGTGCTCGCGAACGTGCGCCCGGGCACGATCCTCGTCAACGTCGGTCGCGGCACCGTCGTCGACGAGGGCGCGCTGCTGCGTGCGCTCGACGACGGCCGCATCGGCTACGCCGCCCTCGACGTCACCGCCGTCGAGCCGCTGCCCGCCGACAGCCCGCTGTGGAGCCACGAGCGCGTGCTGCTCAGCCCGCACACTGCGGCCCTGCATGAGGATGAGCCCGCGCGCATCGCCGCGCTCTTCGCGGACAACGCCCGGCGCCTGCTCGACGGCGAGCCCATGCGCAACGTCGTCGACACCGTGGAGTTCTACTGA